The Halichoerus grypus chromosome 9, mHalGry1.hap1.1, whole genome shotgun sequence genomic sequence TGGTGGGAAGGCCTAAGAGAGTGGCTGGGAGCCCTACCCAGAGAGGGATGTGGATCCTGGTTCCTGTAGCCTTGGGGAAGGTTGTAGGCAAAGATCCTTCTTCCCTGTCTTCAGCCTCTCCTCACCCTGGTAGCCTAACACAAGTTCTGAGTGTGACTGTCCTTGCCCTGCCTCATTCTTTCCTGGTCCAGTTCAGGTGACAGCATCCAATTCCAACAGCTGCTCAACCCTACCTACCTCCTGAGGCACCTCTGCTCAAGGCAGGGGCGGTTCAGCTGgcttgggctctgggctctgcaggAGACTAGCTGCCAGGTGAGAGCACCAGGCCTGAGCCAGGTATCCCAGGGGTCCAAGGAGCTCTGGCTTTCTAATCTCATCCTGGAGAGTCTCTCCCATTGGCCTCTGTCTTACCTGCCAGCACCCAGGAGAGTCGTGTGGGAGCAGAGCCCCGAAAGCCAGCCTTTGGTTGGGTCTACAAAGGCCTTCCCACCCCTCTTCTTTGGTTCAGACTCTGACCCCTCTCCTGCACGCACCACGGAGAGGTCCCCCATCCCTAGGACACATCGTGTGCAGGCACCTGCCACTCTCACTCAAACCAGAGTGTTGTCCATGCCCCGTGTTCCTCCTGTCCCCACCACCCCTCACATGGGCGCCTCCCCAAGTGCAAAGCTGCTCTGAGCCAGGCCTGATTTTGCTCAATCCCTTTAGCATCGACAGGACATAAAGCTTGGGGTGGGCCCCTGTGCTCTCCCACTGGCCTTTGACAGTGAGGCGCTATCAGAATTCGAGGCTAAGCTTGCCTAGGTAATTGCTATCAAGCAATGTAAGTTCTCGGTCCTGGCTCCTTTTATaggtcaacttgactgggctaaggggtGCCCCAATAGCTGGGAAAACATTCTTTCTGGGTCTGTCTAGAGGATGTTTCTGGAGGAGAtgagcatttgaatcagtagactgagtaaagaagactGTCCTCATCCAATCCATGAGGGCCCGAATGGAACAAAAGGTAGAGGAAAGGTGACTTTGCTCTCAGTTTGGCGGGGCcatccttctcctgccctcagacattGGTCATTAGCACTCCTGGTGTTTGGTTCCTCGGACCAGGACCTAGACTCACACCACGGATGCCCTGATTCTCAGACTTTCAGGTGGGCACTGGAACCCCACCACCAGCTTCCTGTTTCTCCAGCTCGCAGACAGCGAATTGTGAGACTGGGTTTTCCTCCATAATCGTGAGCTGATCCCTTGTAATAATTATCTACCTCAACATCTACATCAACAGCTCCTCATGATTCTCTTTCTTGGGAGAAGCTAATGTAGTCCTATGCATCTGGTCTCATTTTCAGGTGAGAAGGTTCACGCAATAGGCCAAGGGGAGGGCTGGCTATTCACCTTTCTCTGTGCTCACCTCGGGCCATCTGCCTCTCACTTCAGTTCTGCCCACAGTACCTGTTACTCAAAGGAGTCTGCCTTAGATGCCAGGGAGGATTGAGCACGTGAGGAGCACGGGGAGGATGGAGGTGATCAGCCTGATGGCTGTGCCTTTGACTCGGACTAGACCTGAGGTTGTGGCTGGTGCTCCTGAAATGGAAACACAATAGTGAAAGCCTTGCCTGGAGCCccaaactgggggggggggtgagtccTTAGCTGCTGCTGCCCCAGGTAATCCTACAGCGCAGATATCCTCCTGCCGCCATGTTTGTGGCAGCCGCTGTGACAGGTCCTGGgggtggaaaggagagagggggtGGGTTCACACAGATCATACAGCTAATGGGGCAAGCAAGGGTTTCCATATAGATAGTCACTCTTGCTGTCACAAAAGAGGAGGGATACGTATGGATGGTGACAGAGGCATCTTGTCAGAGGCTGACATTTCAGGTGGCATTGAAGGGTTTCAAGAAAGAGACCAGTCGAGATGAAAAACAACAATGATGctcagaaaagggaagaggaagaagtaaatcTCTGGAAACAGAATGATGCCTTCAGGTTTGGGGCCAGCAAGAAGCCCACAGTGAGAGGCCTGAAGGTATGTGCAGTAGGGAGAGGTGCCAGGAGgtcagaagggaaaggaagggtgcTAGAACATTCGAGTGGCCCTTGTACTCCTAAGAACAACTCATCATGTATGTAAGttacacacatgaacacacacacacacagtggggaaGGTGGAGCTCATTTCAAGAGAAGCAGCGCTCCATCCAGTCTTCTGAGTTACCTGTTGTCTCCAGCATTTCATCCCAGTGCTCCAGTACTTGCCGGAGCCAGCCCTTACAGTCTCCGTTTGAGATCCTCATGAGGAAGCCGGTCAGCTCGCCGTCACTGTCCAACGTGCCCTGGAACCGCTGGTCCCCAGAAGGCACCACTGTCCAATTTCCGATCTCCGGGTCAAAGCGGTGGGTTATCTGCTCATTGAAGGCAAACTGCCAGGATCCTCTGGGGTGTCTGTCCGGTCCACACTCATACATCAGCCTGCCCTGCAGGGTGAGAGGATCTGCCCCCCGCGCCCACCATGGGGAACAAGTCAGCCTCTGGTGTTGACCAATCCTTTGCCCCGCCTGCTGTGCACTCCTCAGCTCCCCTTCGGCCCTCCCGGTCCTGCTCTGTCCTCCTTGTCGGCCCTGGCTGCTGGGCCGCGTGTGTGGGGCCCACTTCTAAGTTTTACATGAACACCCTAGGCCCCCAGCCCTACCAaactcttctccttctgccctgggcCTTCAGACTTACGGCTCTTAGTGAAAATCCCTGTTTTGATGTCCAGCAGTTTCTTTCTGAGCTCTTCCACCAGGTCTTCCAGAGTTTCCTTTTGTCTCTCCCAAAATGCTGTGTCCTTCAGCTTCATCCCCAGAGGACCAACGGGTTTGACCTCCTTGCTCCGACAGTCGTAAGAAAGAAACTGGTTTCCACTGACCAGGCCTTGAATCTCACACCATGGTTGTCCAGGCCTGGCCCGAGATGTGATGTTGAAATcgtaggaaagagagagagcatctgcGAAGGGAAAGCACAGGTAGAGGTTGGGGTTGGAAGACAATGACCGGCAGGCACCCCTCGGCCATGCACGTGACAGCACTAGAACGTGTGGCAGGCTGAGCTAGCAGAGCCAGGACTGTCCCTGCAGAGCCCCTCCCACCCAGCGGTAGAGGTGGCGCCCTTCCTGGGTTAGAGGAGGGTCAGGATGCCTCGGCCTGGCAGGAAACCACATAGCCATTGAAAAGGCCCCTGTGTCTACCAGGCTGATACCAGCATCCCTCAGCCTTTGACAGAACAAATATAGCAAGAAATGcgtaaaacaaaactaaactcatGAAGACTGCACCGTGAGAAGGGTACCCGCATTGTCAAGAAGCTCAATGACGTCTCTCTGATGGCCCAGCTTGGCGGTAGGAGACGGTGTTGCAGAAATAGGGGCCCAGGAGTAATGGGGTGAAAAATCCCAAAATAAGAGAGTTGAGATACAGGCGCTCAACTGTCAGGAGCCTGGAGGCAGCCATGATTGAAATAATCCTGGAGGTTGGAATGCTGGTCAGGGCCTGCCCCACAGAAAGCTCTCCATCCCTTTGGCTCACAGAACACAGTGATCCCAGAGGCAAGATAGCTGGACAGCCAACCCAGAGGCTGCTCGATTTAAACAATACAAACAAAGACCAAGGCCCAGGATGGATGAGGAGGAGGCTGAAAGCAAACACCCAACAGAGTCTGGATCCTCTGCCCAGGTTCCAGACCTGAGCCACTTCTCAGAGCTGGAAGCCTTTAGGAGAAGCAGAAGCCAGCTTCCAATCAGGAGGGACCCTCCTGGTCAACAGCAAGAGCAATGCTTCCTACTGGCCTTCCCCAAAGGGTCATGTGCTCATTCGCAGGGGTAGGTTTACACTGGGGAGCAGAGACCATGCAGACATTGTCAGTGGACCTAGTGTGTGAGCTGACATCGTCCTCAGGGATCCTAGTGTTATCATGGCCCCTGTTATTGAAATGGTGCAAGGCACGAGGTGCTGCAGAGAATGAGAAGTCACAGTGTCACCATTGGTTCAGGCACCCACGTAGTGGTCCTTTCACGTTCCCCACATTTGTTACAGGAGTAAAAAATGTTTGTAGTTGAATTACTTGTGGGTTGGGGGCTAGGGGGCAGGGAAATTCAAGTACAATATTCTCAcactgtcttctcttttctccaaataCAATGTTAAAACAGTGCCCTACCCTGGATGGAATGACAGAGTTGAGTACCAACCCTAAAACCTCTGTAAGGATGCAGGGGTGTGAACCCTATCCTATTTTCATTGAAATGCCAGCCTGGTGCAAAGGTTCTCTGTATATACGAATATTGCATAGGTCTCTGTTGTACCTACTCGAATCTGCGGCCTTAGCAAAGtgaagcagccatagacaatatatgGATGAACGAGTGGCTGGACCTGCTTCTTGGGCCATAGGACCCTGTGACACTGTAGGAAAATGTTCTGTGCCCTTTGTCACGTCCTAACATTGGAACGTTAGGTAGAGACACCAACTTGTGACCCAGCCAGGCAATGCCACTCGACGCAGGGACAGTGAGCCTGTAAGAGGCTGCAGTGGTCCAGGGACCTGTAGCCAGGAGGTCTCTGGTCAGGGGGTATCAGAGCTGCCCACCCTGAGCTGGGTGGTGCTGGGATGTGGCCGGTGAAGGAGGGCCTGGCGCTGCATGTGCCTTGAACCTTGGCTCAAGTGCCCTGGGAAGTCTACCGGGGGACAGCTGTGGGGATGGTGACTCATGGCCGCGTCGCGGGGTTGTGCGGGGTCCAGGCCCTGCGGGATCGCCCTGTCCTGCCCATAGCCCCGGGCTCAGGGGCTCGGGCTCCGGCTCCCCGAGGGGCAGGCGAGGGCTGGGGGCGATCGCAGACTCCTTGccgcccctcccactcccccgcgCGCCACACGCCCAGAGGTGGCAGTCCGGGGTCGCCCAGGTCGCCTCCTTTCCGTCCCAGAGGGCGACAAAGTCCCGGCGGATCCCGCAGAGCGGGAAAGGAGCCCGCGGCGGGGTTGAGGACGGGACGCCGGCCCCAGCGGGCGACGAGCTTCCCAAAGGCCCGGGACTCACGTGTCTCTCGCCCGCTGCTCGCCGCGCCCACGACCGATCCGGCCGCGGCCGCCGTGACCCAGGGCACCACCAGCAGGACCGGGAGGCCCAGTGTGAACCTGCTGGCGGCAGGGGGCTGCATCTCGACCCTAAGTCTGGGGCGGCTTCTGAACGAACCCCGCGGCCGGGGAGCGGAGCGTGCTTCCGGGCCTAGGCCGGCGCTGGCTTTCCGCAGGAGCACACTTCTCTTTATACAGGTGTCACTCGACCTCTCTCCGCAGAAACTGCTTCGGGAGTCTtccaattttctcttcttctatttGACAGAGcggcgagagagcacaagcggagggagacGGGAGAGGTAAGAGAAAGAGGCTGAGAACGGAGGCGCAGGCTGGGCGGCAGGGTGCCAGCAGGCTTCCGCGCGCGCGGCTGTCCGGAAGCACGCGGCGGGTCCCCCCCCAACAGGCCAGAGACCCCGGGCCTGAGGCGGGGCTGAGGCGGGGCTGAGGCGGGGCTGAGGCGGGGCTGAGGCGGGGCTGACGCTGGACTGAGGCGGGGCTGACGCTGGGCTGACGCTGGACTGAGGCGGGGCTGACGCTGGACTGAGGCGGGGCTTAGTGGGCGGAGCCGGGATCCATCGCAGGACACGGCCCTGACCTGACTCAAAGGCAGGTACTTGAACTACTGAACCATCTAGGTGCCCCTGATTCTTTGAATTTCTGAGAAGGTTCCCACTGCTGTTCTTCTATTTAATAAGCAgagtcttcccgctgagctgcGCTGGACCTTTGGCCCGAGGAAGacaaatggcatttaaaaaaataatttaaaaaatggtaaatatgtgcgAACCACATACAATTCATCATCTGCGTCATTTTTAACGTACATTAGTTTTAAGACTCTCAACTTTTCATGTTGTTTCTGCAATAAAGCTAGTGTACCCTGTTAGgtattttatttgtaatctttctgtttcctttcattttcagggttttgttttgttttgttttgttttttagggtgTTTTTTGAAATCAACGTGTGTGTTGCATTATTTTATGATCTAACCTGAGAATTTCAGTTCTTTATTTGGAGAGTTTAGCAGGTTACCTTTATTGTGATTACGAGTAGAGTAGGAGATATCCCAGTcatcacatttttcatttattgtgctttaaaaaaattccctctcCCTATCTGCATTGCTTTTATTGTACTGACTTTTCTTCTGCTGTTTTAAACATTATGCATTCCAGTTTTCTTCTCATAATCATTGCCCTTAAACTTTGATCCATACtaatgtttatttacatttatatatttatcattgtttttgttCATACCAAACAAAAATTATTTAGCATGTTTCCATATCTATTTTGtgtgcttcctcccaccccatttCCCTGATATTAcccagatttttatttctgagttgttgctgtactttttttttctgtgatagaAACTCCCTTGACCCTTCACACCACCCTCTTTTTTAAGGCAACAGAAATCtaataaattaagaattttaaaatgttgttgctgtctttaacaaataaaaattttagcaaaATTGGTTACTCATTCTCCTTATTTCTCTTGTTACATCTCCTGGATGGGTTTCTCTTACTATTGGAATACTTTATccaaaagatattttcaagttGGAACTTTCTGGGAAAAATAttctttaggctttatttgttcaaaaatagttttaataccCAGTGGTATTCAGAATTCTGAGGTTTCCCCGAAAGTGTCAATGTTCCTTGGTCACTCAATCAAGTGTTAATTTGATTAACATTTGTTAATCTGTTATGTACTGTTATGAAGGGGCTTTGCAGAGGTAATTAAAGTGGCTACTCAGTTGACTTTAAGCTAGGGAGATTatccttctctttttaatttttaatttttaaagattttatttctttattttgactgagagacagagagggaacacaagcaggggagtgggagagggagaagcaagtttcctgctgagcagatagcccaacgcagggctcgatcccaggaccctgggatcatgacctgagccacccaggtgccccaagatacgGCGATTATCCTACATTATCTGGGGGGCCCAGTGAATCACATGAGCCCTTCAAAATGAAGACTTTCTCAGACTGGAGGCAAGAGAGatgtggcagaaggagaggtagagagatGGGGCGCCCTATTGCTGGCCCTGAGTTGAGCGGGGCCATATGCAAGATGGAGGCCCCTATAGGAGTTAAGGAGGACCTCCAGCTGGCAGCCAGCAAGCAAGTGGGGCTCTCAGTCCAGAAACTCCAAGAAACTGGATTTCCTTAGCAATCTGAATGAGCAGATTCCTCCCAGTGTCTCTGGCTAAGAGCCCAGCTGCTCGGAGCCTTGACATCGGCTTTGGGAAGCCCAGAGCAGGAAACTCACCGAGCCAGTTCAGACATCTCTTTTACATAGCTGTGACGTAAGAAATATGTCTTGATTTAAGTAGCTAAGTTTGTGGCGCTGTGTTATGGCTGCCATTAAAAGCGAATACATACACTCTCCTACTCGAATGAGAATATGACAGCATATAAAATTCTAGGCCCAGAGCTCTTTGCCTCCAACACTTGAGAGGGAATACCACTTGGACCTCCTGCAACCAGGATGGCTGTTGAGAAAATTGCTGTTGATCTATTTCCTTCGTACCTTTAGAGTTCCTCGGGGTTCATTTGCGGGCGGGAGCCAGGAGGCTGCTCCACTGTTACCTCCATCCGCTTGATCCTGTACTACGCTAAGGTGACAGTCAGAGTTTCATGGAGCTGGacaaagattttgaacactttTTCAAGCACTAGACACATAGATGTGCTTATGGGTATGACACGTTCACTGGATTTCTTTTGTTCAGGTACTGCTaggcttccttccctccaccttttataaaaatcaaatttgttgagatataatttataggCAATCCTCCCCTTCTTTATGAATGCACACAGCTTCAAGTCCCTTATCTTTGGAAGTATAGGAGAAGCATATGGGCATTTGGCCAAATTCTAAGGCGTGTTCTCAGGCTCTGGAAGTAAAAGCATATGAACGATGAATGCTATTACTCCAGCTATGCATCCTCCTAGCAACCCGTAAATTCTACAGAGAATCCTATTTCCAAGCAGTACTATCTTCAGGTttgcagagggggaaaaaatgagtgattttttttttttagtgaccaCGGTTTAGCTCTGAGACAAAGTGAGCGTTGAGCTAGATTATATCACTTTCACTCAggatcatttttctattttataaattgcCTAAAATCAGCCACATAATGCTAGATTTATTATGATAGATAATAAAGTATCCAATCCCCTTTAGTCATTGGAAACACTTATGTTAATTCTAGGATTTGAGAAATAAATAGCCATGTTCTAGAACCATAGCACCTAGAGAACCCGAactcagatctttttttaaattttattttattatgttaatcaccatacattacatcattagtttttgatgtagtgttccatgattcattgtttgcatataacacccagtgctccatgcgatacgtgccctccttaatacccatcaccgggctaacccatccccccacccccctcccctctaaaatcctgttcgtttctcagagtccatagtctctcctaaAACCAAACTCGGATCTTAATCATATATTACCAGATATTTGTAGGGTTCGAACAGAAGCTTAATGAACTGTTctatcttaaatttatttatttatttatttatttatttaccaaacaTAGATTTATGTACTTTTGGCTTCCTTTTACAGAGGAACTCAAGATATTTGGGTCTGTTGGTAAGCATGGCCTGTGCCAACTGGAAAACTTATTATGAGAAAGCGTGCATTTCTAA encodes the following:
- the LOC118524725 gene encoding UL16-binding protein 2-like isoform X1 encodes the protein MQPPAASRFTLGLPVLLVVPWVTAAAAGSVVGAASSGRETHALSLSYDFNITSRARPGQPWCEIQGLVSGNQFLSYDCRSKEVKPVGPLGMKLKDTAFWERQKETLEDLVEELRKKLLDIKTGIFTKSHPLTLQGRLMYECGPDRHPRGSWQFAFNEQITHRFDPEIGNWTVVPSGDQRFQGTLDSDGELTGFLMRISNGDCKGWLRQVLEHWDEMLETTGAPATTSGLVRVKGTAIRLITSILPVLLTCSILPGI
- the LOC118524725 gene encoding UL16-binding protein 1-like isoform X2, yielding MQPPAASRFTLGLPVLLVVPWVTAAAAGSVVGAASSGRETHALSLSYDFNITSRARPGQPWCEIQGLVSGNQFLSYDCRSKEVKPVGPLGMKLKDTAFWERQKETLEDLVEELRKKLLDIKTGIFTKSHPLTLQGRLMYECGPDRHPRGSWQFAFNEQITHRFDPEIGNWTVVPSGDQRFQGTLDSDGELTGFLMRISNGDCKGWLRQVLEHWDEMLETTGPVTAAATNMAAGGYLRCRITWGSSS